The Tenrec ecaudatus isolate mTenEca1 chromosome 14, mTenEca1.hap1, whole genome shotgun sequence genome contains a region encoding:
- the PLA2G4F gene encoding cytosolic phospholipase A2 zeta, which yields MRWARWPVWLSGRGLPLLGAVLQQKRDKKGPQWRHWRLEAHPYYDLQVKVLRARNIQGSDLLSKADCYVQLWLPTASPSPARTKTVDNCSDPEWNETFHYQVHSAVKNVLELTLYDKDALGSDKLSLLLFDLKSLKPGQPHKHTFFLNQDSQELQVEFLLSESQVPASEVITNGVLVAQPCLRVQGTLGGHGTAPYREYGHRQIQLTVPGAFEKPQLLPLQPAEGVDSPSTFTFHVNPVLSPRLHVELGESLTVLQGGPSTELETQACTLGEGCILLSSLPLGQEEQHFVALGEDQEVALRVKAEMSSGDLDLRLGFGLCDGEQEFLDKRKQVVSKGLQQGLGLSQAPDCDQVPVVAVLGSGGGTRAMTSLYGSLAGLQELGLLDAVTYLSGVSGSTWCMSTLYNDPAWSQVALQTPIERAQARVCSSKMGAASIERLQYYAQELGARESRGHSASLIDLWGLLIEYFLYQEENPAKLSDQQEAVSRGQNPYPIYASVNVHTNIRGEDFAEWCEFTPYEVGFPKYGAYVPTELFGSEFFMGQLMQFHPEPRICYLQGIWGSAFAASLDEIFQKTAGLSLGFLYSHRASMDIRDDCGQLLLQDPSRLRTRLFTPQGPFSQALRDIFTSRLTSAENFNFIRGLCLHKDYVAAREFVGWKDFHLDTLPNELTPMRGCLHLVDGGFAINSPFPLALLPQRAVDLILSFDYSLEAPFEILQMTEKYCRDHEIPFPRIELCPEDLEQPRECYVFAQAEDPRSPIVLHFPLVNRSFRTHLAPGVERQTAEERAFGDFVLNGPDTPYGMMNFTYEPGQFARLVALSRYNVLNNKDTLRQAFQLALDRRQQAEG from the exons ATGCGCTGGGCACGCTGGCCAGTATGGCTGTCAGGCCGGGGGCTGCCCCTGCTGGGGGCAGTGCTGCAGCAGAAGAGGGACAAGAAGGGACCTCAGTGGAGGCACTGGCGG TTGGAAGCCCACCCTTACTACGACCTCCAGGTGAAGGTGCTACGGGCCAGAAATATCCAGGGCTCCGACCTGC TGTCCAAAGCCGACTGCTATGTGCAGCTGTGGCTGCCCACAGCGTCCCCCAGCCCGGCCCGGACAAAGACAGTGGACAACTGCAGTGACCCGGAATGGAACGAGACCTTCCACTACCAGGTCCACAGTGCTGTTAAG AATGTCCTGGAGCTCACTCTGTACGACAAGGATGCCCTGGGCAGTGACAAGCTCTCCCTGCTCCTGTTTGACTTGAAGAGCCTCAAGCCAGGCCAACCCCACAAGCACACATTCTTCCTCAACCAG GATTCCCAAGAGCTGCAAGTGGAATTTCTGCTGAGCGAGAG CCAGGTACCTGCCTCTGAGGTCATCACCAATGGGGTTCTTGTG GCGCAGCCCTGCCTGAGAGTCCAGGGTACCcttgggggacatgggacagcTCCCTACCGAGAGTACG GTCATCGGCAGATCCAGCTGACAGTGCCTGGAGCCTTCGAGAAACCCCAGCTCTTGCCCCTGCAGCCTGCTGAGGGCGTGGACTCCCCATCCACCTTCACCTTCCATGTGAACCCAGTGCTAAGCCCCAGGCTACATGTGGAGCTGGGAGAGAGTCTCACAGTCCTGCAG GGTGGCCCGAGCAccgagctggagacacaggcctgCACGCTGGGCGAGGGGTGCATCCTCCTCTCTTCTTTGCCCCTCGGCCAGGAGGAGCAGCACTTCGTGGCCCTGGGGGAG GACCAGGAGGTGGCTCTGCGTGTGAAGGCAGAAATGAG CTCTGGGGACCTTGACCTGCGCCTGGGCTTTGGCCTCTGTGACGGGGAGCAGGAGTTTCTGGACAAGAGGAAGCAGGtcgtgtccaagggcctgcagcaggggctgggactgAGCCAAGCTCCAGACTGTGACCAG GTGCCCGTGGTAGCCGTGCTGGGTTCTGGGGGTGGAACCCGTGCCATGACTTCGCTGTATGGTAGCCTGGCAGGGCTACAGGAGCTGGGCCTCCTGGATGCTGTGACCTACCTGAGTGGTGTCTCTGGGTCCACCTG GTGCATGTCCACGCTCTACAATGACCCAGCCTGGTCTCAGGTGGCCTTGCAGACCCCCATTGAGCGTGCCCAGGCCCGAGTCTGCAGCAGCAAGATGGGGGCAGCATCCATAGAGCGGCTCCAATACTACGCCCAGGAACTGGGGGCCCGGGAAAGCAGGGGCCACAGCGCTTCCCTCATTGACCTGTGGGGCCTCCTCATTGAGTATTTCCTATACCAGGAG GAGAACCCGGCCAAGCTGTCTGATCAGCAGGAGGCGGTCAGCCGGGGTCAGAACCCTTACCCCATTTATGCCAGCGTCAACGTCCACACCAACATCAGAGGGGAGGACTTTGCAG AGTGGTGTGAGTTCACCCCCTATGAGGTCGGCTTCCCCAAATATGGAGCTTATGTCCCCACCGAGCTCTTCGGTTCCGAGTTCTTCATGGGCCAACTGATGCAGTTCCATCCTGAGCCCCGGATCTGCTACCTGCAGG GGATATGGGGCAGCGCCTTTGCAGCCAGCCTGGACGAGATCTTCCAGAAGACAGCAGGCTTGAGCCTCGGCTTCCTGTACTCACACAGGGCCAGCATGGACATCCggg ATGACTGTGGGCAGCTGCTGCTGCAAGACCCCTCGAGGCTGCGCACCAGGCTCTTCACCCCCCAGGGGCCCTTCTCCCAGGCGCTCCGGGACATCTTTACCTCCCGCCTCACCTCCGCGGAGAACTTTAACTTCATCCGGGGCCTCTGCTTGCACAAGGACTATGTGGCCGCCAGGGAGTTCGTGGGCTGGAAAG ACTTCCACCTGGACACCTTGCCCAATGAGCTCACGCCCATGAGGGGCTGCCTGCACCTGGTGGACGGGGGCTTTGCCATCAACTCCCCCTTCCCGCTGGCCCTGCTGCCCCAGCGGGCTGTGGACCTCATCCTGTCCTTCGACTACTCCCTGGAAGCGCCCTTTGAG ATCTTACAGATGACAGAGAAGTACTGCCGGGACCATGAGATCCCCTTCCCCAGGATTGAGTTGTGCCCCGAGGACTTAGAGCAACCTCGAGAATGCTATGTGTTCGCCCAGGCTGAGGACCCCCGCTCACCCATTGTGCTGCACTTCCCTCTAGTCAACCGGAGCTTCCGCACACACCTGGCCCCAG GTGTGGAGCGGCAAACAGCGGAGGAGAGGGCCTTTGGGGACTTTGTCCTCAACGGGCCGGACACTCCCTATGGCATGATGAATTTTACCTATGAGCCTGGACAGTTTGCTCGGCTGGTGGCCCTGAGTCGATACAACGTTCTGAACAACAAGGACACCCTGAGGCAAGCCTTCCAGCTGGCTCTGGACCGGAGGCAGCAGGCTGAGGGCTGA